GGGCGCGATCCGCGTCCAGACGATCCACAGCTTTTGCCAGACCCTGCTCGCGAGCTTCCCGCTCGAGGCGAAGATCATGCCGGGCTTTCGCGCGCTCGAGGAGGGCGAGGCGGCCGATCTGCAGCGGCGGGTGCTGAGCGAATTGCTCGCGCAGCCGGGCGCGGAAGGCGACACGATGCGCGGACAGGCGGCGATGCTGTCGCGGCGGATGGGGCAGGATGCGGCAATCGCGTTTCTCGTCCGCTGCGCCCATGCCTTTGCCGCGCCGTTCCGCGAGCGCATCCTGCCGCCGCGCGCGCAGGATCTGCGCGCGGCGCTGGGGCTGCCGGACGGCGATCCCGAGGCGTGGTTGGCGGCGCAGATTGCCGATGGGGGGGTATCTGATGCGAGCATCGTAGCTATCCAAGCTGGCGCGGCAGATTGGGTGACCAAGAAGGGAGAGCCCCATAGTCGCGCCGTGCCGATCAACAAGATGATGGCTGGTTGGCTGGCTGCCGACGATACGGCGCGGACGAGTATGCTGGGCGACCTTCGTGGCGCGCTGGTGACCAAAGTCAAATCCGAATGGCTTCTGCGGGCCTGCTTTTCGAACGACAAGGAGCTCGGCTCGGTAGGCGATCACGCGACGCGTCTGCTGGCCAATATTGATGAGTTGCTCGCCGCCGTCGCCGGCATGCGCGTCGCCGACGAACTGGCGGCGGCGTGGAATCTAGGCTCGCGCTTTGCCGAAGCCTATGCACTCGCCAAGCGCGAAGGCGGGCTCGCCGATTTCGACGATCTTATCGCGATCGCAGGGTCGCTGCTGCGGCTCGGGCAGTTCGGCGAATGGGTGCGCTTCAAGCTCGACCAGCGCACCGACCATATCCTCGTCGACGAGGCGCAGGATACCAACACGCGGCAATGGGCGATCGTCGCTGCGCTCGCCGAGGAATTTTTCGCCGGGGTGGGCGCGAAGGACGAGCGTGTGCGCACGATGTTCACCGTCGGCGACCGCAAGCAGGCGATCTTCGGTTTTCAGGGCACCGAGCCCGCGGCGTTCGAGGCGGCGCGCATCCGTTTCGGCGAATGGGCGGCAGAAGGCGGCCAGCCCTTTGCCGAGGTCGACCTGATCACCAACTACCGGTCGAGCCCCGCGGTGCTCGACGTCGTCGACGCGTGGGTGGCGGGCGGCGGCACCGAAGCGATGGGGCTGGCGAGCGACGAGCCGCCGCATTTGCCGTTCCGCAGCGCGCATCCGGGGCGGGTCGAGCTGTGGCAGCCGCTGCCGGTCGGCAAGGCGCTCGCGGCCGAAGGCGAGAGCGAGGAAGCGGGCGAAGAGGGTGTCGCCGAAGGCGGCGATCCGCTCGCCCCAGCGAACGACCCCGCCAGCCTGCGGCTGTCGCGCGCGATCGCCGACGAGGTGCAGGAGTGGATCCTCCACGGCAAGGACGGGCGCAGCGTCGCGCCGGGCGACATATTGATCCTCGTCCGCCGCCGCCGCGATCTGGCGGCGCGGATCGTCGCGCGGTTGCAGTCATTGGGCGTGCCGGTGGCGGGGGTCGACCGCTTCGCGCTGACCCAGCCGCTCGGGGTGCAGGATCTGCTGTCGGCGATGCGCTTCGCGGTGCAGCCGCTCGACGACCTCAATCTCGCTTCGCTGCTCGTGTCGCCGCTGATCGGCTGGTCGCAGGACGATCTCTTCGCCTTCGCGCACGGGCGCGGCAGGCGCGCGCTGTGGGAGCGGCTCCGCGATCGCGAGGCCGAGGTGCCGGCGAGAACGATGGCCGCGTTGCGCCACCTGCTCGGCATGGCCGATTTCACCACGCCCTATCGTTTCCTCGACCGCGTGCTGTCGGGGCCGATGCAGGGGCGACGGCGGCTTTATGCGCGGCTCGGGCGCGAGGCGCGGGATCCGATCGACGAACTGCTCAACCAGGCGCTGAATTTCGAGCGCCAGCACACCCCCTCGCTGCTCGCCTTTCTGAGCGAGGTCGAGGCGAGCCGCGCCGACATCAAGCGCCAGACCGAGGCGCGGAGCGATGTCGTGCGCGTGATGACGGTGCATGGGTCGAAGGGCTTGCAAGCGCCGATCGTCATCCTCGCCGACGCGACCGACGATCCGATGCAGCGCCAGCGCGGCTTCGACCTGTCGCTGGAGGGCTGGGACCGGCTGCCCGTCTTCGGCCTGCCGAAGGAAGAGCGGCACGGGCCGGTCGCCGCCGCGCACGACGCGAAGGCCGCGGCCGAGATCGAGGAGCATTGGCGGCTGCTCTACGTTGCGATGACGCGCGCCGAGGAGTTGCTGGTGGTCGCCGGGGTCACCAAGAAGGAGGATCGCTCGCTGCCCGAACTCTGCTGGTACGCGGCGGTCGACGGGGTGATGGAGAATATGGGGCTCGGCTGGCAGGATGCCGGGCCGCGCTGGGGGCAGAAGCGCGTTCATGCGGTCAATGCGAAGGCGTGGGCGCGGCAACGCGAAAAGCCGGTCCGCGCCGCGCCGGTGACCACGATTCCAGACTGGGCGACCAAGCCCGCCCCCGAGGAAGCGCGCCCGCCGCGGCCGCTCGCGCCGTCGGCATTGGGCGAGGATGATGTCGCGTCGCCGCCGCAGGGGGGCGAGCGCGGGGCGGCTGTTGAGCGCGGACTTCTGCTTCATGCGCTGTTCGAGCGGTTGCCGCCGGTGCGGCCCGGGCGTCGCCGCGCCGCCGCGCTGCACTGGCTGTCGATGCAGGCGGCGGCGCTGGGCGATGCCGAACGCGCGGCGATGGTGGACGAGGTGCTGGCGGTGCTGGACGATCCGGCGCACGCGGCGCTGTTCGGACCCGGCAGCCTCGCCGAAGTTCCGCTGTCGGCGGTGGTCGACGGCGTCGTCGTCGCGGGGATCGTCGACCGGCTACTGGTGGCGGGCGATACGGTGGCGGTGATCGATTACAAGACCGGGCGGCATGTGCCGGCGAGCGGCGCCGAGGTTGCGCCCGCCTATCTGCGCCAGATGGCGGCCTATCGCGATGCGCTTGCGGCGATCTTTCCCAGGCGGCGGGTTGAGGCGGCCTTGCTCTATACTGCGGCGCCGCGGCTGCTCCGCCTCGGCGATGCGCTGCTCGACGCGCACAAGCCGGGCTTGGCGGCAACCAAGGCGAATTTGCCGGGTTCTACCCTTGAGCCCGGCGCGCCGACGCCCTAGCTTGGAACCAACAGAATTTCAGGAGTTCAGACTATGGGTACCAAGGCCATCACCGACGCGAGCTTTCAGTCCGACGTGCTCGACAGCGACACTCCGGTGCTCGTCGATTTCTGGGCCGAATGGTGCGGTCCGTGCAAGATGATCGGCCCGGCGCTCGAGGAAATTTCGGACGAACTCGCGGGCAAGGTCGTAATCGCCAAGCTCAACATCGACGATCATCCCGACGCGCCGAGCAAATATGGCGTGCGTGGCATCCCGACGATGATCCTGTTCAAAAATGGCGAGATCGCCGACACCAAAGTCGGCGCGGCGCCGAAAAGCGCACTCAAAGGCTGGCTCGAAGGCGCGCTTTAGGGGCCGAGCCTTCTCTCCCCGATCATCATCCGGGCGAAACCCGGGATGACGATCGGGGCGGGGAAGATTTCTAGATCGCCCCCGCCTTCAGCTGCTTGACCGCATAATCGGCTGCGCGCGCCGTCAGCGCCATGAAGGTGAGCGACGGGTTGACGCACGAGATCGACGCCATCTGGGCGCCGTCGGTGACGAACAGATTGGCCGCGTCGTGCGCCTGGCTCCATTTGTTGAGCACCGACTGGCGCGGATCGGCGCCCATGCGCGCGCCGCCCATTTCGTGGATCGCGTCGCCGGGCACATGTTCGCTGCGTCCGCTGGTGACGTTGGTCAGGCCCGCTCGGCGCAGCATCGCTTCGCCTTCGCTGCGGGCATCGTCCATCATGCGGATCTCGTTGTCGCGGAAGGTGACGTCGAAACGCATCAGCGGGATGCCGAAGCGGTCGACCTTGCCCGCATGCAGGCTGACGCGGTTGTCTTCATAGGGCAGGCATTCACCGAACGCGCCCATCCCGAATTTCCACGGCCCATAGCCGCGCATGCCGTGCTTCATCGACGCGCCGAAGCCCTCGGGCGGTAGCGGATCGCGCCGCGCGCTGCCCTGATAGCCATAGCCACGCCGGAACCCCACGCCTTCCTCGCCCCCGACATTGCGGAAGCGCGGGACATAGACGCCGCCGGGACGGCGGCCATATTCGATAAAATCGGTCATCCCCGGAATATCGCCCGAGATACCGACGCGGAAGATATGGTCCATGACGTAGCGGCCAAGGGTGCCGCTGGCGTCGAAATGGCTCTTGGCCGTTCCCGCTATGCGCGAGTTCATCAGGATCTGGGTCGAGGCCATCGCAGAGGCGCAGAGGAAGACGAGGCGAGCAGGGATCACTTCGGCCTGCTTCGTCTTGGTGTCGACGACGCGAACGCCCGTGACCCGCTTCGTCTTCGGGTCATATTCGAGGTTGGAGACGACCGCGTCCGAACGCAGCGTCAGCCGCCCGGTGGCGCGCGCCGCGGGCAGGGTGACCGCCTGGGTCGAGAAATAGGCACCGAACGAGCAGCCGCGCCCGCACTGATTGCGGAACTGGCATTTGCTGCGGCCCTGATCCTCCTTGTCCTCGGTCATGTTCGACAGGCGCGTGTTGATCAGCTTGCGCCCCGGTGAGGTCGCCTCGAGCCGCTCCTTCACCCATTTTTCCGCGACGTTCATCTGGATCGGCGGCTGGAACGCGCTGTCGGGGAGTTGCGGCAGATTTTCGCGCGATCCCGACACGCCGATATAATTTTCGACATAGTCGTACCAGGGCGCGATGTCCTCGTAGCGGATCGGCCAGTCGATCCCGACATTCTCGCGCTTGTTCGCCTCGAAGTCCTCGGGCGACCAGCGGAAACTCCAGCGCCCCCAGATCAGCGACTTGCCGCCGACCGCGGCGGGCCGGATCCAGTAGAATTTTTCGCCCTCGCCATAGGCATAGGGGTTGAGCCGGTCGTTATTGTAGAATTTCCGGTTCGACGGCGAGACATAGCCATGCTTGGCGATGAAATAATCGCTTTCCATCAGCGCCTTGGGCATCATGTCGCGCGCCGGGACCTCATAGGCCGGTTTGCCGTCATAGTCGTAATCGCCATGCTCGACCATCACCCCGCGGTCGAGCATCAGCACCTTGAGGCCCTTTTCGGTCAATTCCTTTGCGGCCCATCCGCCGCTGACTCCGGAACCGATGACGATCGCATCGAACTGGTCTGTCATGTCTTGTCCTCGAATATTAGGCGCGAAGCCGGCGCAGCGCGCTGAAGCTGGCGGCGATGTCGGGCAGGTAAGGCGCGGGCGACTGGTCGTTCTCGACATAGAAATGCTTCACGCCGGCGGTCTGGTTGAGCGTGAAGATGTCGGCGAAATCGATGACGCCCTTGCCGACGCTGGTCATCCTGCCCTCGGCGGTGCGGTCCTTGACATGATAGGCGTAGATCCGTCCCGCAAGGCGCTTGATGATCGCCTTGGGGTCCTCGCCCGCGGCGACCGCCCAGAACAGGTCGAGTTCGAGTCCGACGAGCGCCGGGTCGGCGTCGGCGATCAGCGTGTCGAACAGGCTGGTGCCGCCCGGCCTCAGCGTGAATTCGAAATCATGATTGTGATAGGCGAAGCCCAGCCCGGCCTTTTTGAGCCGCTCGGCGTAGCGGTTGAAATCGGCGACCGCGGCCTTCCAGCCTTCGGCGCTGCGATGCGCCTCGCCCATATAGGGGACGATCAGCGTATCAGCGCCGAGCGCCTTGGTCATCGCAACCGCGCCGTCGAAATCGCTCGCGAGCGCTTCATAGCCGACATGGATCGAAGGCGACTTCAGCCCCAGCCGGTCCATTGTCTTGCGGAGCGCGGCGTGGTCCATCTGGTCGTAACCGCCGCCGCCATATTCGACTTCGCGATAGCCGATCGCGGCGACCTGCTCGAGCGTCCCCATCGGGTCCTTCGCGAAGAGCTCGCGCACCGTGTAGAGCTGGATGCCGACCGGCTTTGATTTGAGGCTCTTTGCCATGAGTGGCCCCGCTGCGAGTGTCGCTCCAAGCGCGGCGCCGCCCGCCATCCATTGCCGCCTGCCGATCATCATGACGAAAACACCTTCTTGATCTCGGAATAGGGATAGGCGCCGTCGTAGCGCCCGGGGACGGGCAGATATTCGCGCTCCTGCATGATGCCGACCTCCGACGTGAAATAGCCGGTGAGCACGAGCTGGCGGAACTTGTCGAAAAAGTCGGCGCCGCCGGGGAGCTTGTCTTCCATCGCGAGCGTCAGCAGCGCGTCCTGCTGCGCCGGCGTCGCCTTGGCGGCGGCGACCTTGTAATCCGCCCGGCTGCGCGTCTCGATCGCGTCGAGCCCGGCGAGGATCGGCTTGCGGTCGTCGGGGCTGGCCCAGTCGGCGAGCAGCTTCTCGATAAACTCGGGGACGCCGGCGGCGATTGCGCCCGGGGTGTCGGTCGTCGGCATCACGCGCTCGCTGAGTGCGGTCATCAGCGCGCGCTGCTGTGCGCTGAAAACCGGCGAGGAGGGCGGGCCGTCGCTGATCGGCGTCATCTGCATCGCCGCCGCGCGCGCGATCGGCGCAAACAGGCTGGCGCCGAACATCGCGGCCATCCCGGCCAGGGCGTCTCTGCGGTCGATGATCATTTCACTTCGCCTTCGAAATCATGGCTCGCCGCCGCTGCGGGCAGCGGGCGCACCCAGATGTTGCGGAACGAAACCGGGGAATGATGATCCTGAAGCTGGATCGGCGCCGCATCGCCATGCGCTTCATACGTAGCGACCTTGCGCCAGACCGTGCTGCCGAGCCACGGCTGGCGGTTCTGCACGAGCACGCCGTTGAGGAAGGCGGTGATATAGGCAGGACGAACGAGTTTGCCGTTGGATGCGAAGTGCGGCCGCTCGAAAATAATGTCGTAGCTCTGCCACTCGCCGGGCGCCCGCGACGGATTCACGAGCGGCGGCTTCCAGGCATAGATCGATCCAACGGTGCCGTCGGCGTAGGTGGGGTTCCGGTAGCCGTCGAGAATCTGGATCTCGTAACGCTGCATGAACCAGATGCCGCTGTTGCCGCGATCCTGCGAGGTCTTGCTCGGCGGATTGGGCGAGGCGAATTCGAGGTGAAGCTGGACGTCGCCGAAGCTTTGTTTGCTGACCAGTGCATTTTCACCCTTGCCGTCGGCGCGGGGGACCGAGGTTGCCGCACCGTCCTTGACGATCCACGGCGTCGCCTGCGGCTGCCACGCGTCAAGCGACGTGCCGTCGAACAGGACGGTCGCGTCGGAGGGCGGAGCGCCCGGGACGGTGCCCGGGGTCACGACGGTCGGGTGGGGACGGTCCGAATCGTGCACATGCCACTTGCCGCCGGGCAGCATCGGCGTGTCCTTGAATCCGGGCTTTTCCTCTGCGGCGGCGGGGCTGACCGCCGCCACCGCGGCTGCGATGACCGCGGCCCCTGCGAAACGCTTCACTTGTCTCTCCCTCATGCCGCGTCGATCGCGCGATAGGCGGCGACGAGCCGCTCTTCACCCGCGCGCCCGTCGACCGAATTACTGTGCTCCATGCCGATCACGCCGCCGAATTTCCTCGCGCGCAGCCAGCGGACGATATTGCGATAGTTGATCTCGCCGCTTCCAGGCTCGTTGCGGCCGGGGTTGTCGCCGAACTGGATATAGCCGATCTCGTCCCAGCAGTTTTCGAGCGTGTTGATGAGATTTCCGGCCTGAATCTGCTCGTGATAGAGATCCGCCAATATCTTGATCGCGGAGCTGTTCACCGCGCGCGCGACCGCAAAGCCCTGCGGCACGGTCGACATGAAGACGCCGGGATGGTTCACCAGCGTATTGAGCGGCTCCATAACCATGACGAGTCCGTGCGGTTCGTAGATTTCGGCGGCGCGGCGCAGCACGTCGATCACGCGCGCGGTCTGGATCTCGACCGGCAGCTTGCGGTCCATGAAGCCGGGGACGATCGTCATATGTTTGGAATTCAGCCGCTTGGCGACGTCGACCGAGCTTCGAATATCGGCAAGGAAGCGCTCGCGATCGCCATCGTCGTTGCCGCCGAGCTGCGGCCGGAAATCGCCCCAGCGCGGCATGCTGGCGACGAACACGCCCATCGTCATGCCGCGCTGCTGCAGCGCGCGCGCCATCGCGCTCTGGTCGGCGACCGAACGACCGGCCGCCTCATTATCCTCCCACGCGGTAAAGCCCTGATCGGCGGCGAACGCGATTTGTTCGAGCCGCCCGCCGCGACTGTTGAAGCTGCCTTCGTGCGGTGCATATTTCAGCGAAAAGCGCGCGGCGTTCGATGGCGCCGCACCGCTCGCCGCAGTCGTGGCGGCGGCCGCGACGCCGCTCGCCAACAGGGTTCGCCGTGAAAGCGTCACGCAGCCTCGCCCGCGAGCGCCGCGCGCGACTTGCCGCGCTCGCGCAGCCAGATGAAGCCGAACACCGCGAGCAGCACGACGGGCAGGATCGCCAGCCGCTGGAACGACAGCGACGCGGCGGCATCCTCGACCGCGAGCTTCGCGGCGCCAGTCAGCCGCGCAAAGGCTTCAGGGCCGCCGGCGAACTCGATCTTGGCGCGGTCGAACATCGCGCCGAGCTGGGGCAGAACGAAGAAGCTGGCGAGCGCACCCGCCGATCCGACGAGGCCCATCGCCCACGATCCGCCGCGCGGATAGCGTTCGGCGACCGAGGCGAGCATCGTCGGCCACATCACGCAGACGCCGAGACCCCAGACGGTCGAGGCGAGGATCGCCGCCGCCGGCGACTGCGCCTGGCTCAGCATGAAGAGGCCGATCGCCGCGAGCAGGCTCGATACCCAGAGCAGCCCGGGGTTCGAGATTTTGTTGGCGAGCCGCCCCGCGAAATGACGGAAGACGAACATCAACGCGTTGACATAGACGAGCAGCAATATGCCGCGCATGCCGACGCGGTTCGACAGCGCAACGTCGATCCACTGACCGGGAGCCAGCTCCGACGCCGCGGTCAGGAACATCGCGCCGAACCAGATGAAGAAGCTCGGGCGGCGGAACACCTCGCTCATCATCTCGCCGAAGCTGACGCCGCTTTGCTCGCGCAGCGGCGGCGGGAACGTCGTCGTCGCGGCGATGATAACGGTCGCGACGGCAGGGATCATCACCAGCGCCATGATGCCTTGCCAGGGCAGCGCGACCGAGAGGAAGAAGCCAGCGAGCCCGCCGACGATGATGCCGCCGGGGAACCACGCATGCAGCACGTTGAGCCGGTGCGTCGTGTCTTCGGGGTAAAGCTGCGCGGTCAGCGGATTGATCGCCGCCTCGGTCAGCCCCCAGCCGATGCCGCTGAGCAGCATGCCCGCCCATACGAGCCAATAGACGGTCATGCCCGTCGCGACATGACCCGCGGTGACGATCATCAACGGGCCAAGGATGAAGCATAGCCCGGCTCCCGCCAGACACCGCTTCATCCCGATCTGGTCGAGCAGCGCGCTCGCGACGAACAACGTGATTGCGAAGCTGAGGAACGCGGCGCCGAGCGCGGCGGCGATCAACTCGCCCGCCTGCAGCGGCGCGATCGGGTCGATCCATTCGGCCTTGAGCCCGCTGGCGATCGCGCCGCGGATCGCGAGGCTCGCCGCGGCGGTAAACAGCGCGAGCACGCCCAGCCAGAATAATCGGCCCTTGTGCAATGTCGTGGTCATGCGTCCCTCTCCCCGCTTGTCGGTTATTTTTTTAGATTATCTTTTCAGTCGAGCCCCAGCATCGCGCGATTGAGCGCCGGATCGCTGCCGCCCGCGAAATCGTCGAACGCCTTGTCGGCCTTGCGGATCATGTGCGCGGCGATGAAGGGCGCGCCTTCGCGCGCGCCGTCCTCGGGATGCTTCAGGCAGCATTCCCATTCGAGCACGGCCCAGCCGGCATAGCCATATTGCGTGAGCTTGGAGAAAATCCCGCCGAAATCGACTTGGCCGTCGCCCAGCGAGCGGAAGCGGCCAGGACGGTCGACCCAGTCCTGAAAGCCGCCGTAAACACCCGAGCGCCCGGTCGGATTGAGCTCCGCATCCTTGACGTGAAACATGCGGATGCGCTCGTGATAAATGTCGATGAACTGAAGATAGTCGAGCGCCTGCAGCACATAATGGCTGGGGTCATAGAGGATGTTGGCGCGCGGATGATT
This DNA window, taken from Sphingopyxis sp. PAMC25046, encodes the following:
- the addA gene encoding double-strand break repair helicase AddA, whose protein sequence is MTRLHDLDPAQQAAAQPDEHVWLGASAGTGKTQVLSARVLRLMLAGVAPEAILCITFTKAGAAEMAHRIHERLALWVRMDDGDLRLDLRALGADWDQPAILDRARSLFATVIDSAAGAIRVQTIHSFCQTLLASFPLEAKIMPGFRALEEGEAADLQRRVLSELLAQPGAEGDTMRGQAAMLSRRMGQDAAIAFLVRCAHAFAAPFRERILPPRAQDLRAALGLPDGDPEAWLAAQIADGGVSDASIVAIQAGAADWVTKKGEPHSRAVPINKMMAGWLAADDTARTSMLGDLRGALVTKVKSEWLLRACFSNDKELGSVGDHATRLLANIDELLAAVAGMRVADELAAAWNLGSRFAEAYALAKREGGLADFDDLIAIAGSLLRLGQFGEWVRFKLDQRTDHILVDEAQDTNTRQWAIVAALAEEFFAGVGAKDERVRTMFTVGDRKQAIFGFQGTEPAAFEAARIRFGEWAAEGGQPFAEVDLITNYRSSPAVLDVVDAWVAGGGTEAMGLASDEPPHLPFRSAHPGRVELWQPLPVGKALAAEGESEEAGEEGVAEGGDPLAPANDPASLRLSRAIADEVQEWILHGKDGRSVAPGDILILVRRRRDLAARIVARLQSLGVPVAGVDRFALTQPLGVQDLLSAMRFAVQPLDDLNLASLLVSPLIGWSQDDLFAFAHGRGRRALWERLRDREAEVPARTMAALRHLLGMADFTTPYRFLDRVLSGPMQGRRRLYARLGREARDPIDELLNQALNFERQHTPSLLAFLSEVEASRADIKRQTEARSDVVRVMTVHGSKGLQAPIVILADATDDPMQRQRGFDLSLEGWDRLPVFGLPKEERHGPVAAAHDAKAAAEIEEHWRLLYVAMTRAEELLVVAGVTKKEDRSLPELCWYAAVDGVMENMGLGWQDAGPRWGQKRVHAVNAKAWARQREKPVRAAPVTTIPDWATKPAPEEARPPRPLAPSALGEDDVASPPQGGERGAAVERGLLLHALFERLPPVRPGRRRAAALHWLSMQAAALGDAERAAMVDEVLAVLDDPAHAALFGPGSLAEVPLSAVVDGVVVAGIVDRLLVAGDTVAVIDYKTGRHVPASGAEVAPAYLRQMAAYRDALAAIFPRRRVEAALLYTAAPRLLRLGDALLDAHKPGLAATKANLPGSTLEPGAPTP
- the trxA gene encoding thioredoxin TrxA, producing the protein MGTKAITDASFQSDVLDSDTPVLVDFWAEWCGPCKMIGPALEEISDELAGKVVIAKLNIDDHPDAPSKYGVRGIPTMILFKNGEIADTKVGAAPKSALKGWLEGAL
- a CDS encoding GMC family oxidoreductase translates to MTDQFDAIVIGSGVSGGWAAKELTEKGLKVLMLDRGVMVEHGDYDYDGKPAYEVPARDMMPKALMESDYFIAKHGYVSPSNRKFYNNDRLNPYAYGEGEKFYWIRPAAVGGKSLIWGRWSFRWSPEDFEANKRENVGIDWPIRYEDIAPWYDYVENYIGVSGSRENLPQLPDSAFQPPIQMNVAEKWVKERLEATSPGRKLINTRLSNMTEDKEDQGRSKCQFRNQCGRGCSFGAYFSTQAVTLPAARATGRLTLRSDAVVSNLEYDPKTKRVTGVRVVDTKTKQAEVIPARLVFLCASAMASTQILMNSRIAGTAKSHFDASGTLGRYVMDHIFRVGISGDIPGMTDFIEYGRRPGGVYVPRFRNVGGEEGVGFRRGYGYQGSARRDPLPPEGFGASMKHGMRGYGPWKFGMGAFGECLPYEDNRVSLHAGKVDRFGIPLMRFDVTFRDNEIRMMDDARSEGEAMLRRAGLTNVTSGRSEHVPGDAIHEMGGARMGADPRQSVLNKWSQAHDAANLFVTDGAQMASISCVNPSLTFMALTARAADYAVKQLKAGAI
- a CDS encoding sugar phosphate isomerase/epimerase; the encoded protein is MMIGRRQWMAGGAALGATLAAGPLMAKSLKSKPVGIQLYTVRELFAKDPMGTLEQVAAIGYREVEYGGGGYDQMDHAALRKTMDRLGLKSPSIHVGYEALASDFDGAVAMTKALGADTLIVPYMGEAHRSAEGWKAAVADFNRYAERLKKAGLGFAYHNHDFEFTLRPGGTSLFDTLIADADPALVGLELDLFWAVAAGEDPKAIIKRLAGRIYAYHVKDRTAEGRMTSVGKGVIDFADIFTLNQTAGVKHFYVENDQSPAPYLPDIAASFSALRRLRA
- a CDS encoding gluconate 2-dehydrogenase subunit 3 family protein — protein: MIIDRRDALAGMAAMFGASLFAPIARAAAMQMTPISDGPPSSPVFSAQQRALMTALSERVMPTTDTPGAIAAGVPEFIEKLLADWASPDDRKPILAGLDAIETRSRADYKVAAAKATPAQQDALLTLAMEDKLPGGADFFDKFRQLVLTGYFTSEVGIMQEREYLPVPGRYDGAYPYSEIKKVFSS
- a CDS encoding DUF1080 domain-containing protein, with protein sequence MKRFAGAAVIAAAVAAVSPAAAEEKPGFKDTPMLPGGKWHVHDSDRPHPTVVTPGTVPGAPPSDATVLFDGTSLDAWQPQATPWIVKDGAATSVPRADGKGENALVSKQSFGDVQLHLEFASPNPPSKTSQDRGNSGIWFMQRYEIQILDGYRNPTYADGTVGSIYAWKPPLVNPSRAPGEWQSYDIIFERPHFASNGKLVRPAYITAFLNGVLVQNRQPWLGSTVWRKVATYEAHGDAAPIQLQDHHSPVSFRNIWVRPLPAAAASHDFEGEVK
- a CDS encoding TIM barrel protein, with amino-acid sequence MTLSRRTLLASGVAAAATTAASGAAPSNAARFSLKYAPHEGSFNSRGGRLEQIAFAADQGFTAWEDNEAAGRSVADQSAMARALQQRGMTMGVFVASMPRWGDFRPQLGGNDDGDRERFLADIRSSVDVAKRLNSKHMTIVPGFMDRKLPVEIQTARVIDVLRRAAEIYEPHGLVMVMEPLNTLVNHPGVFMSTVPQGFAVARAVNSSAIKILADLYHEQIQAGNLINTLENCWDEIGYIQFGDNPGRNEPGSGEINYRNIVRWLRARKFGGVIGMEHSNSVDGRAGEERLVAAYRAIDAA
- a CDS encoding MFS transporter, which translates into the protein MTTTLHKGRLFWLGVLALFTAAASLAIRGAIASGLKAEWIDPIAPLQAGELIAAALGAAFLSFAITLFVASALLDQIGMKRCLAGAGLCFILGPLMIVTAGHVATGMTVYWLVWAGMLLSGIGWGLTEAAINPLTAQLYPEDTTHRLNVLHAWFPGGIIVGGLAGFFLSVALPWQGIMALVMIPAVATVIIAATTTFPPPLREQSGVSFGEMMSEVFRRPSFFIWFGAMFLTAASELAPGQWIDVALSNRVGMRGILLLVYVNALMFVFRHFAGRLANKISNPGLLWVSSLLAAIGLFMLSQAQSPAAAILASTVWGLGVCVMWPTMLASVAERYPRGGSWAMGLVGSAGALASFFVLPQLGAMFDRAKIEFAGGPEAFARLTGAAKLAVEDAAASLSFQRLAILPVVLLAVFGFIWLRERGKSRAALAGEAA